The proteins below are encoded in one region of Ricinus communis isolate WT05 ecotype wild-type chromosome 6, ASM1957865v1, whole genome shotgun sequence:
- the LOC8262294 gene encoding telomere repeat-binding factor 1, with product MGAPKQKWTAEEEAALKAGVIKHGAGKWRTILKDPEFSSVLYLRSNVDLKDKWRNMSVMANGWSSREKSKLAVKRVHHVAKQEENNNPISLTVVQSDEDMSDAKSIVVANPAMQTGGPRRSTVRLDNLIMEAITSLKESGGSNKTAIAAYIEEQYWPPHDFKRILSAKLKYLTSNGKLIKVKRKYRIAPTFSDRRRNPSMLFLEGRHRISPKVERDDFNMLTKSQIDVELAKMRTMTAQEAAIAAARAVAEAEAAIAEAEEAAIEAEAAEADAEAAQAFAEAAMKTLKGKHMPKMMIRA from the exons ATGGGCGCACCTAAACAAAAATGGAcagcagaagaagaagcagcTTTAAAAGCTGGAGTTATTAAACATGGAGCTGGAAAATGGCGTACAATACTTAAAGATCCTGAATTTAGTAGTGTACTGTATTTGCGATCAAATGTAGATCTCAAG GATAAATGGAGAAATATGAGTGTAATGGCGAATGGATGGAGCTCACGGGAGAAGTCTAAGTTAGCTGTTAAAAGGGTGCACCATGTTGCTAAACAGGAAGAGAATAACAACCCTATCTCTCTCACTGTTGTTCAAAGCGATGAAGATATGTCTGATGCTAAGTCTATTGTAGTTGCTAATCCCGCTATGCAGACCGGTGGTCCGAGGAGAAGTACTGTAAG GCTGGATAATCTTATAATGGAGGCTATAACTAGCTTGAAGGAGTCTGGTGGTTCTAATAAGACAGCAATTGCTGCATACATTGAG GAACAATATTGGCCACCTCATGATTTTAAAAGGATACTGTCAGCAAAATTGAAATACTTGACATCAAATGGCAAGCTGATTAAG GTTAAACGCAAATATAGGATTGCACCTACATTTTCTGACAGGAGGAGGAATCCTTCTATGTTATTCCTGGAGGGAAGACACAGGATTTCTCCAAAAGTTGAGAGGGATGATTTCAATATGCTTACAAAGTCACAGATTGATGTGGAACTGGCCAAGATGAGAACTATGACTGCGCAAGAGGCTGCTATAGCAGCTGCTCGAGCTGTTGCAGAGGCAGAAGCTGCTATAGCTGAAGCTGAAGAGGCTGCAATAGAAGCAGAGGCTGCAGAAGCAGATGCAGAAGCAGCACAAGCATTTGCAGAAGCAGCTATGAAGACGTTGAAAGGGAAGCACATGCCTAAGATG ATGATTCGAGCTTGA
- the LOC8262293 gene encoding protein Hook homolog 3 isoform X1 yields the protein MDLKVSGNESLIARIQQLEHERDELHKDIEQLCMQQAGPSYLAVATKMHFQRTAGLEQEIESLKKKLAACTRDNLNLQEELSEAYRIKSQLADLHNAEVAKNKEAEKQLKFFQGCVASAFAERDNSIMEAEKAKEKEELMSQKFNEFQKRLEELTSDCLEQKRQNEALQIDLAKQEEQNESLKKVANKFYEIRQHSLEGFEDASWEDKCTWLLHDSKEMWSYNDASTSNYISALEEELEQVRKSADNLQSKLRVGLEIENHLKKQVRELEKKQIQLDKMVMNGIAGLRHYHSEHRGHIMNLLNEGKLHMKSTMDMLEEKIGETYGSKEQNLRPSQRVIDLEENECRDVHISNDIGSALISEEVKHGLHDSGDNEEENSSEALAQALQEKVAALLLLSQQEERHLLERNVNAVLQKKMEELQRNLLQVTNEKVKALVELAQLKQAYQQLHEKISHGIQEGNLSIDKVERRHFTHDKDGRLRNLLKRTYLKRWMGTSGIGVNEEEAHLNNEGNFSSRTHSSIDFARMKIENATLKESMESMEHLTSSIHRLRCALLKVKESAACEGTCVGVLEALHDIVSEAKLLKTAFGSSLPISWSAEAVDTSTGGSTHNEPGDLDEDSSYEKMDSVSAAGFEMVELLILAAQILEAYSTKQGLRDAS from the exons ATGGATCTGAAGGTAAGTGGAAATGAGTCCTTGATAGCTCGCATTCAACAACTGGAGCATG AGCGTGATGAGTTACATAAAGATATAGAGCAATTGTGCATGCAGCAAGCTGGACCAAGCTACCTTGCTGTGGCTACCAAAATGCATTTCCAAAG GACAGCTGGCTTGGAGCAGGAGATTGAGAGCTTGAAAAAGAAGTTAGCTGCTTGCACAAGAGATAATCTAAATCTTCAAGAGGAGCTTTCAGAGGCTTACCGAATCAAA AGCCAACTGGCAGATCTACATAATGCAGAGGTTGCAAAg AATAAGGAGGCAGAGAAGCAGCTGAAATTTTTTCAAGGCTGTGTAGCTTCTGCTTTTGCTGAACGTGATAATTCAATAATGGag GCTGAGAAGGCTAAGGAGAAGGAGGAACTCATGTCACAAAAATTTAATGAGTTTCAGAAGAG gTTAGAAGAGCTTACCTCAGATTGTCTTGAACAAAAGAGACAAAATGAAGCACTGCAGATTGATCTTGCAAAGCAAGAAGAGCAGAATGAAAGTCTCAAGAAG GTTGCCAACAAGTTCTATGAGATCAGGCAGCATTCTCTTGAAGGATTTGAGGATGCAAGTTGGGAAGATAAATGCACTTGGCTGTTGCATGACTCAAAAGAAATGTGGAGTTATAATGACGCCTCCACCTCTAACTACATA AGTGCATTAGAAGAAGAGCTGGAGCAAGTGAGGAAATCTGCGGATAATCTTCAAAGTAAATTACGAGTG GGGTTGGAAATAGaaaatcatttaaagaagCAAGTTCGTGAACTAGAAAAGAAGCAG ATTCAACTGGACAAAATGGTAATGAATGGGATTGCAGGGTTACGCCACTACCATTCTGAGCACAGAGGTCACATCATGAATTTACTGAATGAGGGGAAATTGCATATGAAATCAACTATGGATATGCTAGAAGAAAAGATAGGAGAAACCTATGGGAGCAAAGAGCAGAATTTAAGGCCTTCTCAGAGAGTCATTGATCTGGAGGAAAATGAATGTCGAGATGTACACATAAGTAATGACATTGGCTCAGCTTTGATATCTGAG GAAGTTAAACATGGCTTACATGATTCTGGGGATAATGAAGAAGAGAATAGCTCTGAAGCTCTTGCTCAGGCCCTGCAAGAGAAG GTTGCAGCATTGTTGCTTTTATCTCAGCAGGAAGAGAGACATTTACTGGAGAGAAATGTGAATGCAGTTCTTCAGAAAAAAATGGAGGAGCTTCAGAGAAACTTACTGCAG gtCACAAATGAAAAGGTTAAAGCTCTCGTGGAGTTGGCACAGTTAAAGCAGGCATATCAGCAATTACACGA GAAAATTAGCCATGGGATACAAGAAGGAAATTTATCAATTGACAAAGTGGAGAGAAGGCACTTCACTCATGATAAAGATGGAAGGTTAAGAAACCTGCTTAAAAGGACATATCTGAAACGTTGGATGGGTACATCAGGTATTGGTGTAAATGAAGAGGAAGCTCACCTAAACAATGAAGGGAATTTCTCCAGCCGAACGCATAGTAGCATTGATTTTGCCAG GATGAAGATTGAAAATGCCACCCTTAAAGAGAGCATGGAAAGTATGGAGCACCTGACTTCTTCAATTCATAGACTTCGTTGTGCTCTTCTAAAG GTCAAAGAGTCAGCTGCATGTGAAGGTACATGTGTTGGCGTATTAGAAGCTCTTCATGATATCGTGTCTGAGGCCAAACTCTTGAAGACTGCCTTTGGGAGCTCATTACCCATTAGCTGGTCGGCTGAGGCTGTTGATACATCAACTGGCGGGAGCACCCACAATGAGCCAGGTGATTTAGATGAGGACTCTAGCTACGAGAAGATGGATTCTGTTTCTGCTGCAGGATTTGAAATGGTGGAGCTTCTGATACTTGCAGCACAGATACTAGAAGCCTATTCTACCAAACAAGGTTTGAGAGATGCAAGTTGA
- the LOC8262293 gene encoding protein Hook homolog 3 isoform X2, translating into MEAEKAKEKEELMSQKFNEFQKRLEELTSDCLEQKRQNEALQIDLAKQEEQNESLKKVANKFYEIRQHSLEGFEDASWEDKCTWLLHDSKEMWSYNDASTSNYISALEEELEQVRKSADNLQSKLRVGLEIENHLKKQVRELEKKQIQLDKMVMNGIAGLRHYHSEHRGHIMNLLNEGKLHMKSTMDMLEEKIGETYGSKEQNLRPSQRVIDLEENECRDVHISNDIGSALISEEVKHGLHDSGDNEEENSSEALAQALQEKVAALLLLSQQEERHLLERNVNAVLQKKMEELQRNLLQVTNEKVKALVELAQLKQAYQQLHEKISHGIQEGNLSIDKVERRHFTHDKDGRLRNLLKRTYLKRWMGTSGIGVNEEEAHLNNEGNFSSRTHSSIDFARMKIENATLKESMESMEHLTSSIHRLRCALLKVKESAACEGTCVGVLEALHDIVSEAKLLKTAFGSSLPISWSAEAVDTSTGGSTHNEPGDLDEDSSYEKMDSVSAAGFEMVELLILAAQILEAYSTKQGLRDAS; encoded by the exons ATGGag GCTGAGAAGGCTAAGGAGAAGGAGGAACTCATGTCACAAAAATTTAATGAGTTTCAGAAGAG gTTAGAAGAGCTTACCTCAGATTGTCTTGAACAAAAGAGACAAAATGAAGCACTGCAGATTGATCTTGCAAAGCAAGAAGAGCAGAATGAAAGTCTCAAGAAG GTTGCCAACAAGTTCTATGAGATCAGGCAGCATTCTCTTGAAGGATTTGAGGATGCAAGTTGGGAAGATAAATGCACTTGGCTGTTGCATGACTCAAAAGAAATGTGGAGTTATAATGACGCCTCCACCTCTAACTACATA AGTGCATTAGAAGAAGAGCTGGAGCAAGTGAGGAAATCTGCGGATAATCTTCAAAGTAAATTACGAGTG GGGTTGGAAATAGaaaatcatttaaagaagCAAGTTCGTGAACTAGAAAAGAAGCAG ATTCAACTGGACAAAATGGTAATGAATGGGATTGCAGGGTTACGCCACTACCATTCTGAGCACAGAGGTCACATCATGAATTTACTGAATGAGGGGAAATTGCATATGAAATCAACTATGGATATGCTAGAAGAAAAGATAGGAGAAACCTATGGGAGCAAAGAGCAGAATTTAAGGCCTTCTCAGAGAGTCATTGATCTGGAGGAAAATGAATGTCGAGATGTACACATAAGTAATGACATTGGCTCAGCTTTGATATCTGAG GAAGTTAAACATGGCTTACATGATTCTGGGGATAATGAAGAAGAGAATAGCTCTGAAGCTCTTGCTCAGGCCCTGCAAGAGAAG GTTGCAGCATTGTTGCTTTTATCTCAGCAGGAAGAGAGACATTTACTGGAGAGAAATGTGAATGCAGTTCTTCAGAAAAAAATGGAGGAGCTTCAGAGAAACTTACTGCAG gtCACAAATGAAAAGGTTAAAGCTCTCGTGGAGTTGGCACAGTTAAAGCAGGCATATCAGCAATTACACGA GAAAATTAGCCATGGGATACAAGAAGGAAATTTATCAATTGACAAAGTGGAGAGAAGGCACTTCACTCATGATAAAGATGGAAGGTTAAGAAACCTGCTTAAAAGGACATATCTGAAACGTTGGATGGGTACATCAGGTATTGGTGTAAATGAAGAGGAAGCTCACCTAAACAATGAAGGGAATTTCTCCAGCCGAACGCATAGTAGCATTGATTTTGCCAG GATGAAGATTGAAAATGCCACCCTTAAAGAGAGCATGGAAAGTATGGAGCACCTGACTTCTTCAATTCATAGACTTCGTTGTGCTCTTCTAAAG GTCAAAGAGTCAGCTGCATGTGAAGGTACATGTGTTGGCGTATTAGAAGCTCTTCATGATATCGTGTCTGAGGCCAAACTCTTGAAGACTGCCTTTGGGAGCTCATTACCCATTAGCTGGTCGGCTGAGGCTGTTGATACATCAACTGGCGGGAGCACCCACAATGAGCCAGGTGATTTAGATGAGGACTCTAGCTACGAGAAGATGGATTCTGTTTCTGCTGCAGGATTTGAAATGGTGGAGCTTCTGATACTTGCAGCACAGATACTAGAAGCCTATTCTACCAAACAAGGTTTGAGAGATGCAAGTTGA
- the LOC8262296 gene encoding LIM domain-containing protein WLIM1 — protein MATTFGGTQQKCMACDKTVYLVDKLTADNRVFHKACFRCHHCKGTLKLSNYCSFEGVLYCRPHYDQLFKLTGSLDKSFEGTPKVAKPEKPIDSENASKVSNKFAGTREKCVGCSKTVYPIERVTVNGTPYHRSCFKCTYGGCTISPSNYIAHEGKLYCKHHHIQLFKEKGNYSQLENERQPTTTEKITAVEIAAES, from the exons ATGGCCACTACCTTTGGAGGAACTCAACAAAAATGTATGGCATGTGATAAAACTGTTTATCTTGTTGATAAGCTAACTGCTGATAATAGGGTTTTTCACAAGGCCTGCTTTAGATGCCACCATTGCAAGGGCACTCTTAAG CTAAGCAACTACTGTTCTTTTGAAGGGGTTCTGTACTGCAGGCCTCACTATGACCAACTCTTCAAGCTAACTGGTAGTCTTGACAAGAGTTTTGAAG GAACACCAAAAGTTGCAAAACCAGAAAAACCTATTGATAGTGAG AATGCAAGCAAAGTGTCAAACAAGTTCGCAGGCACAAGAGAAAAATGTGTGGGTTGTAGCAAGACTGTCTATCCTATTGAGAGG GTTACAGTAAATGGAACTCCATACCACAGGAGCTGTTTCAAGTGCACTTATGGAGGGTGTACTATAAGCCCATCTAACTACATTGCTCATGAGGGAAAACTCTACTGCAAGCATCACCATATCCAACTTTTCAAGGAGAAAGGAAACTACAGCCAGCTTGAGAATGAACGCCAGCCGACCACCACCGAGAAAATAACAGCTGTGGAAATTGCTGCTGAATCATAA
- the LOC8262291 gene encoding ADP-ribosylation factor-like protein 8a: MGLWEAFLNWLRSLFFKQEMELSLIGLQNAGKTSLVNVVATGGYSEDMIPTVGFNMRKVTKGNVTIKLWDLGGQPRFRSMWERYCRAVSAIVYVVDAADFDNLSVSKSELHDLLSKPSLNGIPLLVLGNKIDKPGALSKEAFTEQMGLKSITDREVCCFMISCKNSTNIDTVIDWLVKHSKSKN; this comes from the exons ATGGGATTGTGGGAAGCTTTTCTCAATTGGCTAAGAAg TCTCTTTTTCAAGCAAGAGATGGAGTTGTCTCTGATAGGACTCCAAAATGCAGGGAAAACATCACTTGTAAATGTTGTTGCA ACAGGTGGATATAGTGAAGACATGATCCCTACG GTGGgatttaatatgaggaagGTAACAAAAGGGAATGTCACAATAAAGTTGTGGGATCTTGGAGGTCAACCAAGGTTTCGCAGCATGTGGGAGAGATACTGCCGTGCAGTTTCAGCTATTGT ATATGTTGTCGATGCAGctgattttgataatttatctGTCTCGAAAAGTGAACTTCATGACCTTTTGAGTAAGCCCTCATTGAATGGTATTCCATTGCTAGTATTGGGCAACAAGATTGACAAACCAGGAGCTTTGTCTAAAGAAGCTTTTACAGAGCAAAT GGGGCTCAAGTCTATTACCGATAGAGAAGTATGTTGCTTCATGATTTCATGCAAGAACTCCACCAACATTGATACAGTTATTGATTGGCTCGTAAAGCATTCAAAATCAAAGAATTGA